From the genome of Candidatus Omnitrophota bacterium:
CCTTCCCTGCGGTCCACTCATTGAATTTTTGGGTTATTATATCCATGCCCCGCTATTTCTCCAACCCTTCTAAGATCTTTTTCGCATCTTCCGCATTTTCTTCGGCAACTTGTATCACGGGAACCCCGTCTATGGCGCCAAAACCGATCAGGTTCTGCACGTCCTCGCCTTTGACATAATATTCTATACCCACGCTTTCAAGAAGCGATTTCGCCGTCGCCATCGAGGCACGGTCGCCGGTTGCTAATATGGTTACAAACTCTGACTTTGCCATTATACCGCCCTAATTAAGTATATCCTCCGCAATCAAATTGCTATAGGACAAACTTGTCACCATAATTATTTCGAGCCCTGCATGACCCAATAATCCGCGCCGTTGCTGTATTTCAAAAGGTAGAGATGCCTGTTAATGTTCGGCTGCGTGTCAAAAATGCGCATATAAAAATCGTCATAAAATTCCGGGCATTCGAGGTAATAGCCGTGCTTGAAACTCGAGTTATTTATCGCGGTCACGTCGATCGTCATGAAACGCTCAGGGTCAAGGGATTTCAAATAAAGCACCCCCCTTGCTTCTTCGAGCTGCTCCGGCTCTGTTACCCTCAGTTTTTCGCGCCCAAGCTTCTTCTCCCCGTTGATTATCCCGCTCATCAGCAAGGCATTATCGTCGGAAGAGACATATGCGGTCAATTTCTTCGATATGGCCGTAAACTCCTTTTCGAACTTCTCATCGAATTTGTTGCGGCTTATGTCCGGGGCCGCAAGTATGACCTGGTCTATCTCGATATCCGCGTCGGCAAAATCGGGCTGCGTATAGAGCGTGTCAAAAGCGTCGCAGACCACCTGGCAGCCGAGGCTCGACGCCTCTATCCAGAGTTTTTTCGGTTTG
Proteins encoded in this window:
- a CDS encoding DUF2007 domain-containing protein; translated protein: MAKSEFVTILATGDRASMATAKSLLESVGIEYYVKGEDVQNLIGFGAIDGVPVIQVAEENAEDAKKILEGLEK